The Vibrio sp. 16 genome segment CCAGAAAATGGTGCCGTGCTTGCATTGGTCGGGGGCTTTAACTTTATCCATAACAAGTTCAACCGCGCAACTCAGTCGGTACGTCAAGTAGGCTCAAGTATCAAACCTTTCATCTATTCAGCAGCGATTGATAAAGGATTAACATTGGCAACCTTGATTAACGATGCGCCAATCAACCAGTGGGATCAAAGCCAAGGTACCGCTTGGCGCCCTAAGAACTCGCCTCCGACTTACGTTGGTCCAACACGCCTGCGCATCGGCCTTGCTCAGTCAAAGAACGTAATGGCGGTTCGTGTACTGCGTGAAGTAGGATTGGATGAAACTCGCCAATACTTGACACGTTTTGGCTTCGATATCGATCAGGTGCCACGCTCAGAAACGATTGCTCTCGGAGCGGGTAGCTTAACACCGATGAAAATGGCGCAAGGTTATTCAGTATTTGCCAATGGCGGCTACTACGTTGAACCTTTCTACATCAGTCGTGTAGAAGGCCCATTTGGCGATTTAGAGTTTGAAGCAACACCAAAAACCATCTGTCGCGATAATTGCGACGCCGAAGAGACTCTCACTGAGCAAAACGAGTTTCAAGAGCAAGATGTTGCCCTCGAAAATACGCCGCTTGACGAAAACACTGAGCCTCAGTATGCGCCTCAAGTCATCTCGGAGCAGACCGCATTCCTAGTGCGAGAGATGATGTACAGTAATGTTTGGGGTGGTGGTAATTGGCGCGAAGGAACTGGCTGGAATGGTACAGGCTGGCGAGCTCAGAAGCTGGAACGTCGTGATATCGGTGGTAAAACCGGTACCACCAACGATTCCAAAGATGCTTGGTACAATGGTTACGGTCCGGGCATGGTTGCTGTGGCCTGGGTCGGGTTTGATGATCACAACCGAAAACTGGGTCGCACGACACCCAACAGTAACCTTGGCAAAAGCCAAACATCTGGAGCAGAAGCAGGCGCAAAAACAGCGCAACCTGCTTGGGTAGATTTCATGCACGATGCACTAGAGGGTGTGCCTCAGGTCGACAAATCTATCCCACCAAACATTGTTCGCGTGCGTATTGATCGCGACACAGGCCTGCTGACCAACAAGTTTGATGGCAGCGCGATGTTTGAATACTTTTTGGAAGGCACTGAACCAACAGAGTATGTGACAAACCAAATCACAGACAGCATTTATACGTCAGACGATGGCAGTGAAGAACTCTTCTAAGTGATGAACCAAAGAGGCTGATGTAATCCATCAGCCTCTTTTTATTGCCTTAACACTGTCATACGGTGCAGCCTAAGGTGACTAGCCGCAATTTAAATCTACACAACACACAGACTAATTAGACTCAATACTCGCCAGTTGCTCTTTGATTGCGTTCGCTAGTTGCTCAAAACGAGTTCGAAGCGGTGATCCAGGTCGATACACCAGAACAATACTGCGTGACGGCACAGGATTAATGGCACGAACGTAGCAAACTCCATCCTTTTGTTTCTCTTTCGGCAAAGAGAGCTCGGGCAATAACGTAATCCCCGCTCCCGCTGCAACCATATTGCGTAAGGTCTCTAGGCTCGTCGCTTTAAAGCGCTCATCATCTTTTGCCCCAGCAGCAAAACAGAACCCCAAAGCCTGATCTCGCAAGCAGTGACCATCTCCCAGCGCTAACACCGTGCGCCCATTGAGCTCAAGCATATCGACCTCATCCAATGCCGCCCATTCATGATCGCAAGGCACCGCAACACTCATTGCCTCATTGAAGACTTCGATTTCTTTAAAGGGTGCCGTTTCTGCGACAGAGGCCAGCACAAGGCAATCCAGTTTTCCATCTTCTAGCTGCCTAACCAACTGATGCGTCTGCGCTTCATGAAGAAAAAGTTCAAGCTGTGGAAACTGCTCTTTCATCATAGGGACAATTCTTGGCAACAAATAAGGTCCAACCGTCGGAATAAATCCGATGTGCATAGGACCCACCATTTCACCCGCTTGCCCACTGGCCATATCTTTAAACGTTTTCACTTCCGACAAAATACGCTTAGCTTGGTCGACCAATTGCAACCCTGCATCGGTAAATAGGACACGGCGACTGCTCCGTTCTAACAGTGCGGTCCCCAACTCATCTTCGAGTTTTCGAATTTGACCACTCAACGTTGGCTGACTCACAAAACACGCTTCAGCTGCCTTGCGGAAGTGTTTGTGTTCAGCTAAAGCTACTAAGTACTCAAAGTCGCGAATATTCATTGTTGGTTGCCCCCACAAAGTAGATAGAAAGAATCTATCAAAACCATAGCATTAAACGATTAGAGCTATCAAAGAATTTCTTTAATAATAACCCCATCAAAACAGAGCACAGTGAACACACTGATAAGACTCACTGAAAATTTTAAATAAATCATCAAGGAAACTCATATGTTCGTATCGAAAGAAGGTCAAAGCGTTCCACAAGTTACTTTCCCAACCCGTCAAGGTGACGCATGGGTTAACGTGACAACAGACGATCTGTTCAAAGACAAAACCGTTATTGTGTTTAGTTTACCCGGTGCTTTTACACCAACGTGTTCTTCAAGCCACCTGCCGCGTTACAACGAGTTGTTCCCTGTATTTAAGGAGCACGGCGTGGATGAGATCTTATGTCTGTCGGTGAATGACACCTTCGTGATGAATGCATGGAAAGCCGATCAAGAAGCCGAAAACATCACTTTCATTCCTGACGGCAACGGCGATTTTACCGAAGGTATGGGTATGCTAGTCGACAAAAATGATTTGGGCTTTGGTAAACGCTCATGGCGCTACAGCATGCTCGTGAAAAATGGCGTGGTTGAAAAAATGTTTATCGAGCCAAACGAGCCGGGCGACCCGTTCAAAGTATCAGATGCCGATACCATGCTGAACTACATCGCTCCAGATTACAAAACGCAAGAGTCCATTACGGTATTTACTAAGCCAGGTTGTCCTTTCTGTATGAAAGCGAAACAAAATCTGATTGACCACGGTCTTCAATATGAAGAAGTGATTCTTGGCAAAGATGCAACCACAGTGAGCTTGCGTGCTGTAACAGGTCGCTCAACCGTTCCTCAAGTCTTCATCGGTGGTAAACACATCGGTGGTAGTGAAGAACTAGAAGCGTTCCTAGGCTAACTCAATGCCCTCAGTCTCCCGATGCCAACCTGGCTCGGGGGACACCCTACTCACTTCCTTGAGTCTTGATACTTGGTTGTCTTAAACCAGTCCAACAACGTATCAGGATTGACCCCAATTACCTTCCCAAGCCCCACACTGGCTTGGCTAGAAAAGCGAGAACCGTTATGAAACAGTTAAACGTTGATGTTGCCATTATTGGTGGTGGTACAGCTGGTCTTGGTGCATACCGCGCGGCCAAAGCGCACACGGACAGTGTTGTGATGATTGAAGGTGGTCCATATGGCACCACGTGTGCTCGCGTGGGTTGCATGCCTTCAAAGCTGCTTATCGCAGCAGCGGAAAGTGTCCACCAAATCGAAAAGGCTCCAGGCTTTGGCGTTTACCCGCAAGGTGATATCACCATCAACGGACGTGAAGTAATGGATCGTGTGAAACGCGAACGCGACCGCTTCGTTGGCTTTGTGCTTGAAGGCGTTGATGAAATACCCGCTCAGGATAAGCTCCAAGGCTACGCGACTTTCCTTGATGACAATACACTCATGGTGGATGACCACACTCAGGTTAACGCTAAGCGAATCGTGATTGCGACGGGTTCTCGACCCGCATATCCAGCCGTGTGGAACGAACTGGGCGATCGACTTGTGATCAATGATGATGTGTTTGACTGGGATGACCTACCTGAATCAGTGGCGGTATTTGGTCCAGGTGTTATTGGCCTTGAGCTTGGTCAAGCGCTGCACCGCTTGGGAGTCAACGTGAAGTTGTTTGGCTTGGGAGGTCAAGTAGGCCCGCTCACAGACCCAGAGGTTATGGCGTACGCCGATCAAGCGTTCAAACAAGAGTTCTACTTAGATGCGGACGTGAAAGTCGAGAGCATGAAACGTATTGAAGGCGAAGACAAAGTTGAAATTCAGTTTATCAATCACGATGGTGAACTTGAGAGTTTTATTGTTGATTACGTCTTGGCGGCCACTGGACGTAGACCGAATGTCGATAAGCTAGCGATTGAAAACACCAACATTGAGTTAGATGAACGCGGTGTGCCGACCGCTGATCACTACACGCTTCAAACGTCAGTAGAAAGCATTTTTATCGCAGGTGACGCGAGTAACCAAATTCCATTGCTTCACGAAGCCGCAGATCAAGGTCGTATCGCGGGCGACAATGCAGGCCGTTTTCCCGATATTCGAGCGGGACTGCGTCGCTCTCCGATTTCAGCGGTCTTCTCTGATCCACAAATTGCGATGGTCGGTGAAACCTATAAGCAGTTAACAACACGTTTAGGCAATTGTGGCTGTTTTGCGACGGGTGAAGTTTCTTTTGAGAACCAAGGCCGCTCGCGAGTCATGCTACGCAACAAAGGTATCTTGCATGTCTATGGCGAACAAGGTACTGGACGTTTCCTTGGCGCAGAAATGATAGGACCCAATGCCGAGCATCTCGCTCACTTGCTTGCTTGGGCACATCAAAACCGAATGACAGTGTCAGAAATGTTGGATATGCCTTTCTATCACCCTGTTATCGAAGAAGGCGTTCGAACAGCCTTACGCGATCTCAACGCGAAACTGCATCTTGGCCCAGAGATGATCAAACACTGCCTAGATTGTGGTCCTGGTTGTTAATCCGACTAAAAATAAAAAACGAGCCCAGTGGCTCGTTTTTGTCTTTAGCGTAAGAAGAAATTATTTTTCTGCGGCAATCACTGAGATCTCAACTAATAACGCCTCACGCGCCATATCCCCCGTTACACAAGCTCGCGCTGGTGCATACCCCTCTGGTACCCATGCATCCCAAACAGCATTCATCGCTTGGAAATCTTGCATGTCTTTGAGGTAAATGGTCGCCGACAACATGTGTTCTTTATCGCTGCCCGCTTCAATCAATAGTTGTTCGACTTTATCGAGCATAGTCTGCGTTTGCTCGGTAATACCTTGTGTTGCATCTGCGCACACCTGACCACATAGATAGATGGTGCCATTGTGCTTCACAATTCGGCTCATACGTTGTTTCGTGTGTTGGCGCTCGATCATTTTTCTCACTTTCTCATTCATTTACGATACTCTAGTAACACGCTATGTTACCTAAATTCGTATCCTCATGACATGCCCATACTGCAAAGATAACTGGTTCTGGCAAAAGATTGGTCGTTGTAAACGCTGCATGGATCAACTCACCGTGCTGTCTGTTTTATGCTGGATCGCCTGGTGGTTTTTGTTCAAAGACAACCCAAAAAGTATTGAGTCCATTGCGCTACTTATGGCGGGCTTTGCATTCAATGCACTTCTCGCCCTTCACCTTTGGATGCGCTTTGTGATCATTCCTTGGCAGGGGCGCAATAAAAACAAACGGTAGACGAATTTGAGATCGGATAAAAAAAGCCCCAAGGACAATGTGTCCTTGGGGCTCTCTTAGATTCGTCTAAGAAAAAGCAGTGGTACTTTAATAGACCCAGCTTTTTATAAAAGGTTCCCAAATTGATCGATCTTTTTTGATCTTTCTTCAAAAACCTTCCAATTCATACTCTTATGCCACATTGGCACGAGCAATGGATTTCTCGACTAAGTTAACTTCTAATGCGACTTCATCACACGCATGTTGACGTGGACACTGCTCGCAATCTTTGAGCACTTTTTCCGGCAATAGTGACTTCGAGGTCGGTAGGAAGTTTTGCTTCATAAAGAATTCTGGCGTACGAGTCAGCACAAAGACTTTTTTGATCGCCATCTGACGCGCTTTTTCTACCAAATACTGCACAATAGCACTGCCTTGTCCCTGACCTTGCCAACCCGCTTCGACACCCAGTGAACGCACTTCGGCTAAGCCTGAATCATACACATACAAAGAGGCACAACCTGTCACTTCACCGTGATGCTCCGCAACCGCAAATGAACCAATGTCGCGCACCAACTCATTACGAGAGCGTGGTAAGTTTTCTCCCATGTTCGCCCAATGCGTTACCATGCCTTCAAGCGCTTCAATGTCGGTTAAACGTGCAGGGCGTACTTTGACTGTCGAAGTGTCACGTTGAGTTAAACGCGATTCCGCTTGCTCAACCGCATGTGCGACTTGTTTTGGAGAGACCCCTCCCAATGCGCTGCGCTTCTCGAGACAAGATTCAATGGTTAAGATGTCGTACACATCTTCTTCAATCACATCTGAAAACTCTTTCAGTTCAGCGATAGAGAGCTCTTCTAGTGCGCAGCCTTTAGCAATCGCTCCGACAACCGCAACCCCAACAATATGGTGCGCCTCACGGAATGGAATTCCTTTCGCTACAAGGTAGTCAGCCAGTTCAGTCGCGTTCGCGTAGCCTTGTTTCGCCGCCTCTAGCGTACGCTCACCATTGACTTTAATACCATCAAAACAGAGCGCTGCCATTTCCATACAGTCATTCCATGTATCGAGTGCGTCAAATAAGCCCTCTTTGTCTTCCTGCATATCTTTGTTGTATGCGAGCGGCAACGCCTTCACTGTCATCATCATTCCAGCTAGGGCGCCGTAGACGCGACCAGTCTTACCACGAATCAGCTCAAGGGCATCTGGGTTTTTCTTCTGTGGCATCAATGACGAACCAGACGTGACGGTATCAGCCAGTTCGATGAAGTTCGACTCACCCGAGTTGTAGAAAATCATATCTTCAGCAAGACGCGAAAGGTGCAGCATGGAGATCGACGCAATCGACATCAGTTCCATCACATGATCACGGTCCGAAACTGAATCAAGCGAGTTACGTGTTGCACGGCGGAAGCCTAAACTATGGGCAAGTTCTTCACGATCCATTGGGTATGCGGTACCAGCCAATGCGCCAGAACCAAGTGGGCAAGTGTCAAGACGATGAATGGCATCATTTAGACGAGAGTAATCACGCTCAAACATCTCAACGTAAGCTAAACACCAATGCGCAAAAGTGACCGGTTGAGCACGTTGCAAGTGCGTATAGCCAGGCAACACCGTGTCTTGGTGTACTTTCGCCACGGATACCATTTGCGATTGCAAACGATCAAGCGCAATAAGCAATTGCTGACCTTGCTGACGACACCAGAGCTTGAGATCGGTCGCCACTTGATCATTACGCGAACGCCCTGTGTGGAGTTTTTTACCTAAATCACCCACTTTGCTGATCAGTTGCTGTTCAACCCAAGAGTGAATGTCTTCCGCATCTGAGCGAAGGATCTGATTCGGATCTTCCATCACTTCAAGCTTGAGTTCATTCAAAGCTAACTCAAGCTTCTGTTGCTCTTCTTCTGTTAAGACGTTAACGGAAAGCAAAGCCTTGGACCAAGCAATAGAGCCGACAATATCTTGCTCAGCTAGTCGGTAATCAAAGCGCAATGAGTCATTAAAATCTTTAAATCTCGTATCTGCCGCTTGGGTAAATCTTCCGCCCCATAATGCCATCGCGTTTCTCCTGATTACCAGTGCTCACTATTTGTGCTAGTAGCTATATTGCTAAAAAAGACTCTGAATTATCTTCAGTATTTTATGATGGTTCAAAGTTACGGCAAATCAAACTAAAAATAAAGTATTAATTCATTATTTTTACATATTTATTCATGGCAACTTAATTAATACCCAAAGAAAGAAAAAGCCCACTTGGCGTCCAAGTGGGCTTGTATCAATCTGTGGGAAGCATTACTTCTGATTTTTCAGAGCTCTGATACGGCTCGAGAGCGAGTAGAGGCGGATGAAGCCTTCTGCGTGACTTTGGTCATACACTTCATCTTCACCAAAGGTAGCAAACTCTTCACAGTACAAGCTGTTGTCAGAACGCTTCTGAGTCACGGTTGCTTGGCCTTTGTATAGCTTCACAACCACTTCACCGTTCACATCTTGCGCCAACTCTTCTGACGCCGCTAGGATAGATTTACACAGTGGCGTGAACCAACGACCATCATAAACAAGATGAGAAGCTTTGACGCCCAACTCTTCACGGAACTCAAAGGACGTTTTATCCAAAACAAGCTGTTCAACGGCACGCAGGGCTTCCATCATGATGGTGCCTCCTGGCGTTTCGTAACAGCCGCGAGACTTCATCCCCACTAAACGGTTTTCAACGATATCAATACGGCCAATACCGTGTTTCGCCCCTTTCTCGTTTAAGTAAACCAGTGCGTTGTATGGCGTCATCTGCTCACCATCGACTCCAACGACTTCACCTTTTTCTACTTTTAGCGATACGTACTCAGCTTCGTTGGGAGCTTGTTCTGGATCCACAGTCCAAGCCCAGCAATCTTCGTTTGGTGCATTCCATGTATCTTCTAGTACGCCACCTTCTGTAGAGATATGCCATGCGTTTGCATCACGTGAATAAATTTTCGTTAACGATGCGGTACAAGGGATATTACGCTCAGCCAAATAGTCGAGACACTCTTCACGGCTCACTAGGTCCCATTCACGCCAAGGTGCGATAACGTGTAGGTCTGGTGCAAGTGCCGCAAAAGCGCCTTCGAAGCGGACTTGGTCGTTACCTTTGCCCGTACAACCATGACATAGGGCATCAGCGCCCACTTTACGTGCAACTTCAACCTGAGCTTTAGCGATGATTGGACGAGCCATAGAGGTACCAAGCAGGTATTTCCCTTCGTAGTAGGCGCCCGTTTTCAGTGTTGGGTAAATGTAATCCGCGACCATCTCTTCTTTTAGGTCCGCGATATAACATTCAGAGGCGCCAGACGCTTTCGCTTTTTCTTCAATGCCAGCAAGCTCTTCTTCGCCCTGACCAACATCGGCAACAAAGGCTACTACTTCACAATCGTAGTTCTCTTTCAGCCAAGGGATGATCACTGATGTATCCAGACCGCCAGAGTATGCGACAACAACTTTATTAACTTGAACTTTGCTCATTTTCTTTTCTCCAAATCCCGGCGCTGCGCTTGGCGGTCAGTGCTACGGGTTACTTCCTAGTTATTCTGTTTGCCTTACCGCATTTGCGTTAAGGCTAATTCATTCTCGTTACTGCTTTGGCAGAAACTGAGTTCCAATACTTTGGCCTGCAAACAACTCGACCAATTTTTCAGGGTAGCGCCAAGTGGCAACTTCAATTGGACGACCTAAGTCATTGGCGGCTTCTAGCGCAGCGTTTACCTTAACGATCATCCCGTCAGTAATGACGTGCCCCTGAATCAAGCTTTGAGCTTCTTGCGCGTTTAAACTCTTAATCAAGTGGCCTTTACCGTCGAGCACACCGCTCACATCCGATAGCAGCACCAACTCTGCATCCAACGCACCAGCCACCGCGACAGCCGCTTGGTCAGCATTCACATTCATCATTTGCCCCTGCGCCGTCAGGCCAATTGAGCTAATGATCGGCAATGCCCCTGTTTCTAAAACGGCTTGCAGTACTGATGAGTCACCCGGTGTCGCTTTGCCCACCGCACCCAACTCAGGGTCCAACTCTTCTACTTTGCACAAGCCGCCATCTGCGAGGCTTAAGCCTACTGCGTTCAACCCATCTTTGATCGCTTGACCCTGTAGCATCTTATTTGCGGTACCGGCCAAAGCGCCTGCGATAACTGGGATCTGCTCGTACGGTGTAACGCGCAGCCCCTCTTTCTTCACGGTTTTTAGTTGCAGTTGAGCCATTAGATCGTCCACCAGATAACCTCCTCCGTGGACGATCACAATTCGTCGCTGAGCCTGCTTTTGATAATTGGCTATCGCACCAAATACCTGGCTAAGAGTCTCAGTACAAGACAGTGCAGCACCGCCTAATTTGATCACTAATGGAGTTTGTTTGTTATCTGTCATTACTCGTCCCTTTACCTACTTGCTTAAGCTTTATGCCTAAATAAGGGCAGTTAACTCTGGAAATCCGTAGTGGATGTTTAAACATTGCATCGCTTGACTCGATGCGCCTTTGAGTAAGTTGTCTATCGCTGAAACAACGATGACGTGCTCACCCTGAACCTTCCAGCCGATATCGCAGAAAGGTGAATTCTCTACATTTTGGATTGAGGGCAGTGTCGATTCGAGAAGACGTACTGCAGGTTTACCCTCGTATGCTTTTGCAAATGCAGTCGCAACCTGTTGTTCCGTTGCACCACTGGCCAACTTCATTGTTACCGTGGCCAAAATGCCGCGTTTAAAATTGCCCAAATGTGGCGTAAAAATTACGTCGCGACCCAAGTGGCTTGCGATTTCTGGCTGATGGCGATGATTGAACACGCCGTAGGGCTGTAAACTCACTTCGCAGAAGCTGTTGGTTAATGTCGCCTTTCTCCCTGCACCTGAAACACCACTCGTGGCGTTAATAATTGGCCATTGCACCGTATCAAGCAGTTGTGCTTCGATAAGTGGTTTGATAGCCAGTTGAGATGCCGTCGGGTAACAACCAGGAACGGCAACGAGCTGTGCTTGTTTAATCTCTTGCGCGTTCCACTCTGCCAATCCGTACGATGCCTTATCAAGTAAGTGCTCATACTGATGCTCAAAGCCATAAAACTCGCTGTAGAAGCCCTCTCTTTTCACGCGAAACGCACCCGAGAGGTCAAATACCTGACAACCTTGCTCTAAAAACTGGAACGCCAAATCGTGGCTCACTTCATGTGCGGTCGCTAAAAACACCACATCACAAGCCTTCGCTGCAGCTGTCACATCTTTAAGCGGCTGCACAGGTTCACTGATTACGCCAGCCAATTTTGGATGCAACTGTGAAATGCTCTTACCAGCGTCCACACTATTGGCGGACACATATAAACCTGATAGCGTAAGTCGAGGGTGTTTGTGCACCATGAGCGCCAACTCTGCACCGGTGTAACCGCTTGCGCCAATGATTGTGGTTTTCAGCATTTCGACATCCATTTTTTCAAAAAAACACCACTCGAAAGAGTGACTACAAATTTACAAAAACATCGCTTTTATTGGTTTTTTATTCATTAAAAGTGATTTATTATGTGTTTTACCTTCTAAATTGATTTATGTCAACAGGGAAAGCAAACTAAATATGCAATTGCCGAGTTTCAAAGAGGTCTATCAGGGCCTAATTTCTACCTCTTCTATTAGCTCGACCGACCCGAGTTGGGATGAAGGTAATGCGCAAGTCATTGAGAAACTTGCAGGATGGTTGAAAGACGTTGGATTCCAAGTCGAACTGACGGAAGTGGAATCAGGGAAGTACAACCTCATCGCTAAAAAAGGCGCAGGTGAGGGAGGGCTGCTACTCGCCGGTCACAGTGATACCGTCCCCTTTGACGAGGGACGATGGAACTTTGACCCGCACGCGTTGACCGAAGCAAACAATCGCTTTTACGGGCTAGGCACCGCCGATATGAAAGGCTACTTCGCTTTTATTATTGAGGCGGTCAAGAAAGTCGATTGGAGCAAACAGACGAAGCCGCTGTACATCTTAGCCACCTGCGATGAAGAGACGACGATGCTCGGTGCACGCCACTTTACTGACAATGCTCCGTTTAAACCGGATTACTGCATTATTGGTGAGCCCACCAGCTTAGTACCGATTCGCGGCCATAAAGGCCATGTTGCTAATGCCGTGCGCGTCACTGGCAAATCCGGTCATTCATCTGATCCCGCTTTGGGAGTGAACGCCATTGAGATCATGCATGAAGTCTTGTTTGCATTAATGCAGCTGCGAGACAAGCTGATCAAGGAATATCATCACCCAGGCTTTGCCATTCCAAGCCCAACACTCAACTTAGGCCATATTCACGGTGGGGACAGCGCCAACCGCATCTGTGGCTGCTGCGAGCTGCATTATGATGTCCGCCCCCTACCTGGAATCAGTTTGGATGGCTTAGACAATATGCTGCGCGGCGCGCTCAAAGAGGTCGAAGCCAAATGGCCAGGGCGAATTGGCATCACCCCACTGCATGAGCCTATCCCTGGTTACGAATGTCAGCACGACCATCCCTTTATTGGTGGTGTCGAAGAGATCTGTGGCATGAGCTCAGAAACCGTCAACTACTGCACCGAGGCGCCTTTCTTGCAGCAGCTTTGCCCGACACTCGTACTCGGACCGGGGTCCATTGATCAAGCGCATCAGCCAGATGAGTTCTTGGCATTCGAATTTATTGACCCGACCATCGATGTCCTATCCAAAGCCATGTACCGTTATTGCTTTGACTAAATCCAAATGACAACTGGGCTAGCTTGAGTGTAGCTAGCCCTTTTTGTAATAAAATTTCAGCATACTTCACATCAATCTGTTGCTTACTTGGGTTACATTCCTTTTCATAATATTTGCAAACTTTGCATGCGATAATTGACTCCGCACGACATTTTTCGCTAGATTGTTTGCTTAACAAAAGAACATTGGATGTAATTTTTTTACAAGGCAGGATGACAATGAACGAGAAATACTCTGCTCTGCGAAGCAATGTGAGCATGCTAGGACACTTGCTCGGTAACACCATCAAGGATGCACATGGTGAGGAACTTCTAGAGAAAGTAGAAACGATTCGTAAACTTTCCAAGTCCGCCCTAGCTGGTAATCAGGCTGATAGAGACAGCTTGATCGAGGAAATCAAAAACCTTCCAAATGAGCAGCTAACCCCTGTTGCCCATGCATTCAACCAGTTCCTCAATCTGACCAACATGGCAGAGCAGTACCACACTATCTCTCGTCATTGTGATGCACACGTTTGTGAACCAGACGCTCTCAATACGCTTTTCTCTAAGTTGAGCCAAAACGACATCAGCAAGTTAGACACGGCTCAAGCGGTTCGCGAACTGAATATTGAACTTGTCCTGACCGCTCACCCAACAGAGATCACGCGTCGCACCATGATCAACAAGCTTGTTAAGATCAATGAGTGTCTATCCAAGCTTGAGCTCGGTGACCTGTCAGTCAAAGAACGAGCAAAAACAGAACGTCGCCTTGAGCAATTAATCGCCCAGAGCTGGCATTCCGATACCATTCGTAAGCAGCGCCCAACGCCTCTTGATGAAGCAAAATGGGGCTTTGCCGTTGTCGAAAACTCTCTGTGGGAAGCAGTACCAGATTTCTTGCGTGAGATGGATGGTCGTCTAAAAGATTATCTTGGTGAAGGGCTGCCTATTGATGCTCGCCCTGTACACTTCTCCTCTTGGATGGGCGGTGACCGCGACGGTAACCCATTCGTCACTCATACCGTGACTCGTGAAGTGATGCTTCTCTCTCGCTGGAAAGCGGCCGATCTTTACCTCAACGATGTCAATGAGCTTGTTAGCGAGCTGTCGATGACCCAATGTAACGACACCATTCGCGCACTTGCCGGAGAAGAC includes the following:
- the oxyR gene encoding DNA-binding transcriptional regulator OxyR; amino-acid sequence: MNIRDFEYLVALAEHKHFRKAAEACFVSQPTLSGQIRKLEDELGTALLERSSRRVLFTDAGLQLVDQAKRILSEVKTFKDMASGQAGEMVGPMHIGFIPTVGPYLLPRIVPMMKEQFPQLELFLHEAQTHQLVRQLEDGKLDCLVLASVAETAPFKEIEVFNEAMSVAVPCDHEWAALDEVDMLELNGRTVLALGDGHCLRDQALGFCFAAGAKDDERFKATSLETLRNMVAAGAGITLLPELSLPKEKQKDGVCYVRAINPVPSRSIVLVYRPGSPLRTRFEQLANAIKEQLASIESN
- a CDS encoding redoxin family protein, translating into MFVSKEGQSVPQVTFPTRQGDAWVNVTTDDLFKDKTVIVFSLPGAFTPTCSSSHLPRYNELFPVFKEHGVDEILCLSVNDTFVMNAWKADQEAENITFIPDGNGDFTEGMGMLVDKNDLGFGKRSWRYSMLVKNGVVEKMFIEPNEPGDPFKVSDADTMLNYIAPDYKTQESITVFTKPGCPFCMKAKQNLIDHGLQYEEVILGKDATTVSLRAVTGRSTVPQVFIGGKHIGGSEELEAFLG
- a CDS encoding dihydrolipoyl dehydrogenase, yielding MKQLNVDVAIIGGGTAGLGAYRAAKAHTDSVVMIEGGPYGTTCARVGCMPSKLLIAAAESVHQIEKAPGFGVYPQGDITINGREVMDRVKRERDRFVGFVLEGVDEIPAQDKLQGYATFLDDNTLMVDDHTQVNAKRIVIATGSRPAYPAVWNELGDRLVINDDVFDWDDLPESVAVFGPGVIGLELGQALHRLGVNVKLFGLGGQVGPLTDPEVMAYADQAFKQEFYLDADVKVESMKRIEGEDKVEIQFINHDGELESFIVDYVLAATGRRPNVDKLAIENTNIELDERGVPTADHYTLQTSVESIFIAGDASNQIPLLHEAADQGRIAGDNAGRFPDIRAGLRRSPISAVFSDPQIAMVGETYKQLTTRLGNCGCFATGEVSFENQGRSRVMLRNKGILHVYGEQGTGRFLGAEMIGPNAEHLAHLLAWAHQNRMTVSEMLDMPFYHPVIEEGVRTALRDLNAKLHLGPEMIKHCLDCGPGC
- a CDS encoding RidA family protein; this translates as MIERQHTKQRMSRIVKHNGTIYLCGQVCADATQGITEQTQTMLDKVEQLLIEAGSDKEHMLSATIYLKDMQDFQAMNAVWDAWVPEGYAPARACVTGDMAREALLVEISVIAAEK
- a CDS encoding DUF3624 domain-containing protein; this translates as MTCPYCKDNWFWQKIGRCKRCMDQLTVLSVLCWIAWWFLFKDNPKSIESIALLMAGFAFNALLALHLWMRFVIIPWQGRNKNKR
- the argH gene encoding argininosuccinate lyase, producing MALWGGRFTQAADTRFKDFNDSLRFDYRLAEQDIVGSIAWSKALLSVNVLTEEEQQKLELALNELKLEVMEDPNQILRSDAEDIHSWVEQQLISKVGDLGKKLHTGRSRNDQVATDLKLWCRQQGQQLLIALDRLQSQMVSVAKVHQDTVLPGYTHLQRAQPVTFAHWCLAYVEMFERDYSRLNDAIHRLDTCPLGSGALAGTAYPMDREELAHSLGFRRATRNSLDSVSDRDHVMELMSIASISMLHLSRLAEDMIFYNSGESNFIELADTVTSGSSLMPQKKNPDALELIRGKTGRVYGALAGMMMTVKALPLAYNKDMQEDKEGLFDALDTWNDCMEMAALCFDGIKVNGERTLEAAKQGYANATELADYLVAKGIPFREAHHIVGVAVVGAIAKGCALEELSIAELKEFSDVIEEDVYDILTIESCLEKRSALGGVSPKQVAHAVEQAESRLTQRDTSTVKVRPARLTDIEALEGMVTHWANMGENLPRSRNELVRDIGSFAVAEHHGEVTGCASLYVYDSGLAEVRSLGVEAGWQGQGQGSAIVQYLVEKARQMAIKKVFVLTRTPEFFMKQNFLPTSKSLLPEKVLKDCEQCPRQHACDEVALEVNLVEKSIARANVA
- a CDS encoding argininosuccinate synthase, with translation MSKVQVNKVVVAYSGGLDTSVIIPWLKENYDCEVVAFVADVGQGEEELAGIEEKAKASGASECYIADLKEEMVADYIYPTLKTGAYYEGKYLLGTSMARPIIAKAQVEVARKVGADALCHGCTGKGNDQVRFEGAFAALAPDLHVIAPWREWDLVSREECLDYLAERNIPCTASLTKIYSRDANAWHISTEGGVLEDTWNAPNEDCWAWTVDPEQAPNEAEYVSLKVEKGEVVGVDGEQMTPYNALVYLNEKGAKHGIGRIDIVENRLVGMKSRGCYETPGGTIMMEALRAVEQLVLDKTSFEFREELGVKASHLVYDGRWFTPLCKSILAASEELAQDVNGEVVVKLYKGQATVTQKRSDNSLYCEEFATFGEDEVYDQSHAEGFIRLYSLSSRIRALKNQK